The following nucleotide sequence is from Tardiphaga alba.
AGGCAACTCAGCACCAGAATAGTCAGCGTCCGCGTCAAGCCGATCCCCGCGAGAGATGGTCCCCGTGGAATGCGCTCTGGCATTCCTTTGGCCATTGTCCTCACAAATCGAGATTAATTAAGGCCTAACCATACCGCGCGAAAAGCACATCGCGGCCTTCAGACGCGTGTCCGCAAGCGCGGAAACGCGCTTTTGGCCATTCGCAAGGCATCGCGTTGGAATGTCGAGGACGGATCGCGCTCAGGCGGCTCGATACAGCGTCCGCTCTTCCGACAGCAGATAGGCATCCTGAATGTCGGAGACGATTTCAGACGCTTCCCACAATGCATCGGGAGCGACCTGCTGCATCGTGATGGTCCAGTTCGCGCCCTTCCCCATACGCGGGGTCTGAACGATGTCGAACTGCAAACCGCGGCAGAGAAAATTGCGGTCGAACGCAAAGGCGACGCGATGCTTGATCTCGTCGAGCGTGACGGTGGTCTTGGCGAAATGCGCTGTAATATCCATGGGTGGTCCATCAACGGGCCGAATCACCGCCGTATTGTTGTTCCCGCACCCTTTAATGAGAAGTTAATTTGCCGCAGGTGCGAAGAAGGTACACCCACCCCATTACCTATTACCCAAGTAAGTGATCGAGCTGATCACGCAGTTGATCCTGATGATAGGGCTTGGCGAGGCGCGGCAGGTCCAGCTGGGTGCCTTCGGGCAGGTCCGCATAGCCGGTGGCAAGCAGGATCGGCAGGGTCGGGCGCACCTCGCGCGACTGCGCGGCGAGCTCGATTCCGGTCATGCCCGGCATCATGTGATCGGTCATCATCAGATCGATCGGCTCGTCACTGCGCAGGACATCCAGCGCGTCGCGGCCGGAATTCACCGGGATGACACGGTGGCCGAGATCCTCCAGCATTTCGGTCGTCGACATGGCGATCAGGGGATCGTCATCGACGAACAGGATGACCGCCGAGCGCGCGGCATGCCGTTCCGCTTGTTCTTCCTCGGCCACTGCAGGTTCTGCGGTCGTCGCAGGCAGGACGAGCGTCGCCGTCGTGCCCTTGCCGACCGTGCTGGTGAGTTCGAGCGTGCCGCCGAGTTGCTCGGCAAGACCATGGACCATCGACAGGCCAAGCCCGGTGCCCTTGCCGACCGGCTTGGTCGAGAAGAACGGCTCCACCGCCTTTTTCAACGTCTCCGGTGACATGCCCTCGCCGGTGTCGATCACCGACACTTTGAGATAGTCGCCGGCCTTCAACAGGCGATGTCCGCGCCCGACGCGATGCTCCGACAGTCGGATCGTAATCGCACCGCCATCCGGCATCGCATCGCGTGCATTGATGACGAGGTTGAGGATCGCCAGTTCGAGCTGGTTGGCATCGATCCGCGCCGGCGGCAGATGCTCAGGAACCGCGAAACCAAGCGTGATGCGCGGGCCAAGCGAACGATCGAGCAGATCGCTCATGCCGCGCACCAGCGTGCCCAGGTCGACGGCTTCTGCGCGCAGGTCCTGTTGTCGGGCGAAAGCGAGCAGACGCTGGGTCAGTGATGCACCGCGCTCGGCGCCTTGCATGGCGCCATCCACAAGCCGCTTCAGCCTGGGATCATCGGGCATGCGCTTGCGCAGCAGTTCGAGATTGCCCATCACCGCCATCAAGAGATTGTTGAAGTCATGCGCGACACCACCGGTGAGCTGGCCGATGGTCTCCATCTTCTGCGCCTGGCGTAGCTGCTCCTGCGCGCGCTCGCGCGCGGCGGATTCCCTGGTGAGATCGGCGGTGCGCTCCTCGACACGTTGTTCGAGCGTTGCGGTGAGTTCATCCAGCGCCGCGCGTTCGGAGGTCAGCTGCTCAAGCAGCTTGTCACGCTCGATGTCCGCGGTCTTGCGCGCCGTGATATCCACGGACACGCCCACCAGCGTCTTCGGCTTGCCATCGGGCCCGCGCACGATCCGCGCGCGCGTTTCCACCCAATGCACCGAGCGATCGGCCCAGACGCAGCGATATTCCACATTGTAATCGACTCCGGTCGTCAGCGTCGCATCCAGCGCGCTCTGGCGCTGCACGCGGTCGTCCGGATGAATGGATGCCTGCAATTCGGCGAACGTAAAACGGTCATGCGGCCCGCGACCGAAGCAGGCTTTGGTCGTGTCCGACACTTCGAGCCGCAGCTCCGGCAGGTGAAGTTCGAGCGTGCCGAGCCGGCCGGCATCCAGCGCCGTCTGCAGCAAAGCCTGGCTGTCGCTGAGATCCTCGAGGATGGCACGTGTCTGATACTGCCGTCGCCGGCCGCGCACGGCGGAGCCGACAACGCTGATCAGCGTGGTCGGATGAAACGGCCGCTCGAGAAAGGTCACATTGCCGAACACCTGGCGCAGGCGGGCCGCATCGGGATTGCGCTCGGGACCGCCGCCCTGCCGTGTCAGCAGCACGATCGGGAAATCCGACCACACAGGCTGATTGTGCAGCCAGCGATCGAGGTCGCGTAGATTGACCCCCTTGATCGCTTCATCGGCAATCACCGCAATGCCGGCGCCGGATTCGACTTCACTGACGAGTTGAGCGAAATCCGCGCATACCGTTGCGTAGTAGCCGGCCTCGCGGATCAGAGCTTCCGCGACGGTCGCGTCTCTTCCGTTCGGCGCCAGAATGACCGCTCGTTCTGATGAACGGCCGGGCTTCACGACTTCTCTTCTTCCATCATCAGCGTATTGCCGGAATAGGTCGGCACACCGCGCAGCACGCCATGGAAAGACGTCAACGGCGCTCCTATAGTGAGTCCACGGTTGTCGATACGGTATTCGCGAATGGTCGCTTCATGCGAGCCTGTACGCTTCTTGATGATGGAGACGGCACGGCGTACGGCGCCGAACGCCTCGAAGTAGCGCAGCAGAATAACGGTGTCTGCGAGATAGGTGACATCGACCGGCGTCTTCATGTCGCCGACGAGACCGTGCTGCGCCACCGTGACAAAGGTCGATGCGCCGCGACGGTTCAGATACTGAAGAAGCTCATGGATATGGAGAACCAGTGAATTCTCCTGCGGCATGGCCGCCTGATAGCCGTTGAG
It contains:
- a CDS encoding hybrid sensor histidine kinase/response regulator, with the translated sequence MKPGRSSERAVILAPNGRDATVAEALIREAGYYATVCADFAQLVSEVESGAGIAVIADEAIKGVNLRDLDRWLHNQPVWSDFPIVLLTRQGGGPERNPDAARLRQVFGNVTFLERPFHPTTLISVVGSAVRGRRRQYQTRAILEDLSDSQALLQTALDAGRLGTLELHLPELRLEVSDTTKACFGRGPHDRFTFAELQASIHPDDRVQRQSALDATLTTGVDYNVEYRCVWADRSVHWVETRARIVRGPDGKPKTLVGVSVDITARKTADIERDKLLEQLTSERAALDELTATLEQRVEERTADLTRESAARERAQEQLRQAQKMETIGQLTGGVAHDFNNLLMAVMGNLELLRKRMPDDPRLKRLVDGAMQGAERGASLTQRLLAFARQQDLRAEAVDLGTLVRGMSDLLDRSLGPRITLGFAVPEHLPPARIDANQLELAILNLVINARDAMPDGGAITIRLSEHRVGRGHRLLKAGDYLKVSVIDTGEGMSPETLKKAVEPFFSTKPVGKGTGLGLSMVHGLAEQLGGTLELTSTVGKGTTATLVLPATTAEPAVAEEEQAERHAARSAVILFVDDDPLIAMSTTEMLEDLGHRVIPVNSGRDALDVLRSDEPIDLMMTDHMMPGMTGIELAAQSREVRPTLPILLATGYADLPEGTQLDLPRLAKPYHQDQLRDQLDHLLG